tgtatatatgtttgttcctGCACGGGGGCCCCCGCCCCCGTCATAGGGTTTTATATTTAGATGTCGTAGACATATAGGTGGGTTTTGGAAAGTTCTATCGGCgtattttttggttttggttttattttTTGAGAGCCTTCCGGCTTACgtctttgtgtatatatgtgtttgtatgtatatataaaattttgggGCGATGACTTACCTTCGATTATGCTTATGCTATTAGTAGAACGATTATGGTTGATGggcacgtacgggtgcccagctcgggcagtagtcacggcctacggggttgggtcgtgacagaaacaacacaacacattttcttccttccaaattcatgaactacattaataatccattacttccataaattcgataaactatataaaattccataacaagtcgttaaacaactataacttcactttgaatcattaaactttcattagcaccatagaatccacaacacaataatccaaacatactaaataaatttagttcttcacttctacataacaTCTCATTCTCACGGCCAcactacaccacacggctacaacttcacatcatactttcatgtatttcattcatttctacatatcacaacatgcacaaatcattcataaaacatgtaaggaagattaaacctcaccttttccattcaatttcttcactcggctaggatgaTGTTTTCTAAtaacgaacggttttcttgttccaacaactatcccatgttgataaggaccttccacttggtagaaaagctagggaaaataattttcttggtCGATTCTTGAACACCAATTTTCCTCGGTCATGGCAGCGAATGGCCTTTGTCTTCAtactctccaagtttcttgaaatttctaaggtggaaaatgatgaataatCATCTTGCCTTGTCACCCttggcctatatatatatgcataaatatatgcacatggccggtcatgtgccatccttttttttttttttttctcttccaattttctccaattttctagaattttcttgaatgatgaatatgtcttgcatggtcatgaattatacatatacatacacccaataaatatgaagtgaacacatggcccccttttaTGGCTCAAAACAATTGGCCAAAATATGGGTGGGGCCACGGCACttgtggcttctccaagaagtcatgaataataacaaatttccaaattccgggttcgcccttaatattccatgccaatgatacttacaagcaacttgtgcattcttcacaaaaccggaaaaaaataaccttgtccttaactttccgcagccaacttaaaatatcccaacgtacaaaatacgagatataacaataaccttgtccttaacttatcatgactaactcggattatcccaatgtaccaaagtacgggatataacaattatgaATATCCCTTCCAATCTACCATGGCAGGAATTTGTCTCTTGCAATATTTGTTCCACATGAATGTGGACCATAGAGTGCAACTAGTCCTGAACCTCAACCATAGCTTCGCAAAAAGTGCTTTAGAAACATCAAATAATGATTGGAATGTCGTCCCACCTTCTTTCCTTTGATAACACATATTTAGCCATGAGGACCAATGTTTGCTCCTTTTATCTTCATTGTtactcaaataaaatctggCAAATATTCTATGTAGCTCTTGAATAGTATACTTTGTGGGAACCATTGCTGACAATAAGTACATTATCATACTTTGAAGGTCACTGTTGATGAGCACAAATTTACCAACAAAGGACATCAACTTGCCTTTCCAATTTAAACTTATCTTTCACCTTCTTTATCAGATCATTGTAAtatgctttcttctttttggtgtGAAATATTGGACATTCTAAATACTTGAAAGGAAATTCACCTCTTGTAAAACTGTAGTGATTTGTGTCACATCTTAAACTTAGCTGATTGCACTAGTTTTATACATGTAAAAATAGCTCTTATCTCTATTCATCTTTTGTCCTGAGACTGTCTGATAGTGTAGCAAAAATTCCATTACAAGTTCCAAGGAATATCTATCTGCTGAGGTAAAGATTATGGTGTCGTCTGCATGTGCCGGATGATTAAGATCTGCACCTCTACTTAGGCATGCCAAAATCTCTATACATTGGATCATCAAACAAGTTGTTTAGGGCCCTTGAAAGAACTTCTGCAGATAGAATAAATAGTGATGGAGATAAAGGATCCCCTTGTTTGACCCCTCTTGTTGAATGAAAGAATCCATGTGGCTGACCATTGATAATCATAGAATACCAGTTATTTCCTATTAGTTTCCAAATCATATCCACAAAACCTTCTAAGAAAGCCATCTTCTTAAGAATTCTGATAAAAAACAACCAAGACATCCTATCATAAGCTTTTGTCATATCCAGCTTGATGATTACATTTGCGGCTTTCTCTTTCTTATATCCAGTGATCGTTTCTTGAGTTAAAAGAACATTTTCAATAATTCTTCTCCCCTTCACAAAACCAGATTGATTTGGTAAAACAAGCCTTGGTAGAATACCCTCCAATCTTCTATGAATCACTCTTGATATAACTTTATTAATGAAGTACTCAAGCTGGGATTTTGGCCACATATACGCATAAGTTTGAACATCTTGCTCTTGGCAACGAGAACCAAGTTTGTATGAGTAATTGATTTTGGAAGAGTATGACCTTCATAAAAAGATTTAACCACACTAAGCAAATACGGACTAGCAATATGCAGCAAGACTGAAAAAAAGCACCTGTTAATCCATTTGGACCACAAGCCCTATCTCCATTCCAAGCAAAAAACTGCACATTTGATTTCATCAGCATCAGGAGCAACAACTAATAACTCATTATCTTCCTCAGACACCATTGAAGGAACATGATTAAGTAAGCTAAAATCTGTAGCTTCTTGCTCCCAGGAAAactgttttttgaaaaattcttcAGCCTCAAAACCACTTGATCCGCATCTTCTAACCAATCTCCATCTGAAgtcatatatatactgtacccgaccctctagtgaggcactcggtgaaataatcatatatatatatcgtacccggccctctagtgagggactcagtgaaatgAGGCCATAACAATGTGTATGAATAGAATATTAGAAGCAATCATATACAAACTGAATCATCGTTTGAGACAtgatagaataattagaatgaaccaacacttgagaatcaaagacaactgtcatgtcaagtaccactgaggagttcattggagtcatgtatgtacGTCGTTCGAtcactttatgtaattcatgccaaaaagagtgtagggataactttacataccttgaatcTTATCTATTCTCTCAACTTCAACTTCTCgaactcgcaaatctacaatcaagggaattcatactatcgttaGGCTCGTTACCAAATGCTTATCCTAATCCTTTAAATTAACTCTTTCTAGGatctgtcgaaatttcggcagcatctcccctgtttatatccctagcccgaaatcacaattaccaacaagcaacaacaacaacaacactagcATCGACGTACTCCATATGACACCTCATATGATATTTATCCGATTTTTCAACCAACTACGGCGTCAACCGCTCCTCAATAGAACattggggtaaggagatatggacattagAAGTTGGGATGGTAGGCTAGGAaaatagtgttatatcccgtgttttcgcacaTTCGGAaaacttgaaataattttgatttgaaaGGAATGAGGCCATATTTGGACCTTACTTGGTATCAGTGTTGGCTAGGAaaacattggtgcggaattttcgaggaaggttaaggacaaaaatcggaattttagaaatttgtttcatgaattacatgaAGTAGCCAaattattgggccaaaaaaaggagaaatttgaGCCCAAGtacaaggggtggccggccaacaaaAAGGTTGGCCTAAGCCCATGGCACATGGAGATATATACATGACTATTTTATGATTAAgggagcatgtatatatacatgactccACGTTAGAAACTtcagagaaaaatcaagaacgtttgaagaaatttcaagaaaaaaaggaaaaaatgttaTAAATTGGTGTCACTCTTGATCAAGGTGTGGTGGGCACCCGACCcgtgaccggagccgagcgaacccggccgacccttactacgtaaaccctttttttttttgaaaacctttaagacaagtaaGCATAAATAGATGACGAAatactcttttgttgcttttaagtcGAATAAAACATGTAATTGTATATAACTCGTGTCATAATACAATCGACTCCGGaacccacgactgcgtacgcaaagtctctaacgtaatcGAAATCcggcacgtgtgctatgactcggctacactccgggccaaatggagcttgccaacttcgctggaacatcttctatcacGGCTTCTATCCGTgcaggtgtactgcgtggcatgaacgcagcgaccccgaagaagaggggtcagtacgagcaatgtactgagtatgtaagacatgaacagtaacaacatagtaaaagctgtacatatgagacagatCATGTGTAAGACGGTAACCTGTGCggagtaataactatatggaagcATAGACAGTACCACGATAGAGAAGCAactttgtacatgtgagtgccactcgggggcggaggccatgcacgcttagctttttttttttccttattcgaacacggtgtttcttgtttttgtacatagaaaacagatacttttcgaaaaacgattacttttttttttttttacttgcagtacagacgccgaattcatcggctctcccaacccccctccccaacagtgtcccaagtatatcatattatatatatatatatagcacagaacagacgccgcgtacggctctcccataaatcccgcgtccgggcatcccgcgtccgggatgataagccagctgaatcaggtggacacagttgccctccccattccccacatatacagtgTATACAAGTACATTCATTAAtatcaggtattatatacattatcatataaacagttaaacagcatgcatgggagcccaaggaaaagctataacgctatcggagtgacgtaaggtcggtaacctccgattttattatgaaataaccatgggcgctttatctcaccttgaaggaactagtagtaaggcgagacaatcaatgaaggtcaacattatgaataaacatggagtagaatcatagtatagcatttcatgtactttggaacctttagacatgAGATCATTCTCGTCATAGTTATCATAGTACCATTCTCGTTTTCTTTGACAtcgtcatagccattgaaaaacATAGCCTTGACTATTATCGTTATATACCTTTTTTATTCCCGgcttcattattatcatcatagaactatggtcgtcgttttagttagtagggcttttaatattataaaacttggtttttttgaaggaaaatgagTATTTGAAAAACCCTTGTAaactttttggaaagaaaatcatgcgttggggtcATAGGTTTTGTAAGAAAACTACTTTGGTTTGATAGTGGAAACGATAACCCAAAACTTTTATTAACTACAGtatggaaataagcttaatgtaacaataagaaggaatttgggaatagtgggcccgcctcggtcgaatgaggcggcgtacacaatttacgtataatacatttcataatgttgcttatggaagtcttaggatgatcgggtcgtattcttgcaagtcctagggtgtttcgacctttctttcactatttaagcatttttggttcaatgccccgaatgaatagtaactagttttcaatctcggatttctagagttagggaagtccccgaggcgcgaaatcaagcctatacgtctaggacatgccaaagaaagaaagtaaagtcttacatacctctttccgctctttaggctattccaaattcaagctccaaatccgccgaaatctacgatttggtcatgtttaccaaatgttgatCAGTGCATTTTGAATTGGACTCTTAgatgaacttggctaccgaaatttcggcagcatttcccccgtaaatataccatgccaccaagtttaacttggccgatttcaatcaacaacaatcccgggaatacaacccggccaactaacaacaataccaataatcttgccaacaacaatccatttatttccaattcaattcaattccgtTCTATTCAATTCATACATTACTCCATCTCTacccattaaatcctcattattcatcatataattcacaacacaacaaccaaaatatattaaataaaattaattcaccactcccACATACActaccatattcggccaacatactacatacacatgtccatacatttttttttcatccattttccatatattacaacaacaacacacatactcACGGCCTACACCATGCATACACGGTCACTCCCACAACTTCTATTttccatgcatttcattcatttcatcataaaatacgTAACAACCACAATTAAAATGCTACATAAGAATTACTTCATCACTTCTATATCATGCAAGAACCTACACGGCCACCCTCAAGCATCcatattctccatgaatttcactcatttgCATACATTACAACCTacacaaacattcataacatatgtaGGAAGATTGTTTCTTACCTTTTTACTTAGCTTTTCTCTACTTGCCTATGCTCCAAACTTGCTCAACAAATACTTCGCTTGTTCCAATACTTGTACCATGTTGTTAGGGACGTTCCACTTgattgatttgctagaagaaaacaatttttcttgatcaattctcttcccccttttttttttcctcttggccgaataggctccatcttgttctttctctttttttttttttttgttcatgttttctctccaaatatcttcttaaataaaagatgaacaagtcatcttttcatatttgcaccCTAGTCCTTCAATTTTGGTCACTTAttccctttcttccctttctagatttttcctcctttttcttgaattttctttccttttcttgaatttcttcacttggtcaaagatgaccaagtgtcttctttggtacactttggtcccttatttatttacactttgcccccttttcatttttttctagagctttcttccctttttcttgaaatttaataaagaaggccaagtgtcttcttatataagatttggccctccaaggatttttcttgaaccttgtaaaattactattttacccctcgacttttctcgatattaccattttgtccctaaccttccgcattatttccacggcccattttccgaatttctcttcttgcccttagcctttctcaatattttccacacTACCGTTGTCcataattaatattcctaacaactcgcaccctaaaattattttaggacatagtcttgtccttaacttctcgccattgtcTCACAAagatccgaacgtacgaagtagggctataacatcctccccccctttagaacattcgtcctcgaatgttcaactgaccttatgggcgtcattATACTcagggagggttccttttataacTGCTCCTTCCTTTACGCCTGTCTCTTATTGTCGTAATGCAATCATTTGACCTTTCATGAGTTCTTCTCTTTCTAATATGatctcccccctttaaggggatCCTTATCCGACAATCCTTTTATAAAGTCTCCATTTATACCTTGCCTCTcatctttctcaatattaccatacTAGACTCTCAAGTTTAGGTCTATAATAAAACAATAGCAGTCTACCTTGCAAAGACTGGCTTTCGTACTATTTACCATTGTTGTCACTCAAGCTTCGATTCCCATGCGTGATCAATACTTTCCTTACCATAGCTTCGATTCTTGGGACTTACATGTCCACCAATACAATTATACATGagatatttcatacattcgtaTATATAactactatcaactaacccacagaaTACTTCcgaacactattcaagcctatcctaatttccGAGCCGTGCCGCACTCCTTGTCTCTTCCCAGTCTAGTCTACCTCATTTTTATGTGACCTCGTATAGCTTCTAGCAATTCCATATACTTTGATTCCCCTTAGGTCACTCGTAGCTTTCCATTTGTCTCATATGTCTGATTATGTAAAATTTCTTGtgaacttcccagggggtcacccatcttgaAATTgttcccacctgagcacgcttaacctcgaaactttctttgaaattcgatgccttaacaacgatattttcgcgtccgcttcctcacacgacctttattacatgctGCGGGGCACATCGAGGTCTTACGACTTCCGAGGTATTTTCGTAACCCGTCCTTTTctctacaattactattttacccttttcgatcCCCAACGTTCATCTTCCGTCCGTATGTATGGCTACCTCCTATCCTGGACTTCCAGGTTCTCGATAGTAGCGATTACACCTTTGTCACTATCTCAAGTCCATAACTTTTTCGAAACAACACGTCTCACTTCTTGCCCGTTTACAGTATTTCCTTCTCCCCCTGCTTCTTTCGTCGCACGGGGAACTTATATAAGGAATTCCTttctcctataacttggctctatcgcacgatcacaagacgagaaagaaggtcaaccattcctaaatgccccgcgacctcctcgtttataaatgtggccggcttcacacccataaacgggactctaccggacacgactttgcggacaacccttggaccgacctgctcgataccactttgtcacaccccgatcttgatcaagGTGTGgtggcacccgaccccgtgaccggagccgagcgaacccgctgacccttactacgtaaattttttttttgaaaacctttaagacaagtaaGCATAAATAGATGACTGAAatactcttttgttgcttttaagtcgaataaaacatgtaactgtatATAACTCGTGTCATAATACAATCTGACTCCcggaacccacgactcgtctgcaaagtctctaaccgtaatcgaaatccggcacgtgtgctatgactcggctacactccggccaaatggagcttgccaacttcgccggaacatcttctatccggcttctatccgtcgggtgtaccgcgtggcatgaacgcgccccgaagaagagggtcgatgcgagcaatgtgcgagtatgtaagacatgaacagtaacaacatagtaaaagctgtacatatgagacagatCATGTGTAAGACGGTAACCTGTGcagagtaataactatatggaagcATAGACAGTACCACAGTATAGAGGagcaacctgtacatgtgagtgccactcagggcgcggaggccatgcacgcttagcttttttttttttccttattctcgaacacggtgtttcttgtttttgtacatagaaaacgagaTACTTTTCGtaaaaacaagattttttttacttgcagtacagacgccgaattcatcggctctcccaacccccctccccaacagtgtcccaagtatatcatattatatatatatatatcacagaacagacgccgcgtacggctctcccataaatcccgcgtccgggcatcccgcgtccggatgataagccacggtgaatcggtggacacggttgccctccccattccccacatatacagtgTATACAAGTACATTCATTAAtatcaggtattatatacattatcatataaacagttAAACaacatgcatgggagcccaaggaaaagctataacgctatcggagtgacgtaaggtcggtaacctccgattttattatgaaataaccatgggcgctttatctcaccttgaaggaactagtagtaaggcgagacaatcaatgaaggtcaacattatgaataaacatggagtagaatcatagtatagcatttcatgtactttggaacctttagacatgAGATCATTCTCGTCATAGTTATCATAGTACCATTCTCGTTTTCTTTGACAtcgtcatagccattgaaaaacATAGCCTTGACTATTATCGTTATATACCTTTTTTATTCCCGgcttcattattatcatcatagaactatggtcgtcgttttagttagtagggcttttaatattataaaacttggtttttttgaaggaaaatgagTATTTGAAAAACCCTTGTAaactttttggaaagaaaatcatgcgttggggtcATAGGTTTTGTAAGAACAACATCGGTTTGATAGTGGAAACGATAACCCAAAACTTTTATTAACTACAGtatggaaataagcttaatgtaacaataagaaggaatttgggaatagtgggcccgcctcggtcgaatgaggcggcgtacacaatttacgtataatacatttcataatgttgcttatggaagtcttaggatgatcgggtcgtattcttgcaagtcctagggtgtttcgacctttctttcactatttaagcatttttggttcaatgccactgaatgaatagtaactagttttcaatctcggatttctagagttagggaagtcccgaggcgcgaaatcaagcctatacgtctaggacatgccaaagaaagaaagtaaagtcttacatacctctttccgctctttaggctattccaaattcaagctccaaatccgccgaaatctacgatttggtcatgtttaccaaatgttgatCAGTGCATTTTGAATTGGACTCTTAgatgaacttggctaccgaaatttcggcagcatttcccctgtaaatataccatgccaccaagtttaacttggccgatttcaatcaacaacaatcccgggaatacaacccggccaactaacaacaataccaataatcttgccaacaacaatccatttatttccaattcaattcaattccgtTCTATTCAATTCATACATTACTCCATCTCTacccattaaatcctcattattcatcatataattcacaacacaacaaccaaaatatattaaataaaattaattcaccactcccACATACActaccatattcggccaacatactacatacacatgtccatacattttttttttcatccattttccatatattacaacaacaacacacatactcACGGCCTACACCATGCATACACGGTCACTCCCACAACTTCTATTttccatgcatttcattcatttcatcataaaatacgTAACAACCACAATTAAAATGCTACATAAGAATTACTTCATCACTTCTATATCATGCAAGAACCTACACGGCCACCCTCAAGCATCcatattctccatgaatttcactcatttgCATACATTACAACCTacacaaacattcataacatatgtaGGAAGATTGTTTCTTACCTTTTTACTTAGCTTTTCTCTACTTGCCTATGCTCCAAACTTGCTCAACAAATACTTCGCTTGTTCCAATACTTGTACCATGTTGTTAGGGACGTTCCACTTgattgatttgctagaagaaaacaatttttcttgatcaattctcttccccctttttttttttcctcttggccgaataggctccatcttgttctttctctttttttttttttttgttcatgttttctctccaaatatcttcttaaataaaagatgaacaagtcatcttttcatatttgcaccCTAGTCCTTCAATTTTGGTCACTTAttccctttcttccctttctagatttttcctcctttttttcttgaattttctttccttttcttgaatttcttcacttggtcaaagatgaccaagtgtcttctttggtacactttggtcccttatttatttacactttgcccccttttcatttttttttctagagctttcttccctttttcttgaaatttaataaagaaggccaagtgtcttcttatataagatttggccctccaaggatttttcttgaaccttgtaaaattactattttacccctcgacttttctcgatattaccattttgtccctaaccttccgcattattttccacggcccattttccgaatttctcttcttgcccttagcctttctcaatattttccacacTACCGTTGTCcataattaatattcctaacaactcgcacctaaaattattttaggacatagtcttgtccttaacttctcgccattgtcTCACAAGATCCGAACGCATTTGGCAGGCTATAACaattggaatggaatgagaattatggaaatgtgtgtgtgtgtgaagaggggcatgtggccgtgagtgtgcaTAATTGTGTAGAagatatgagttgaattttatgtggtaatctagttgtagttatggtggaatttgtattggaagtgaaagacaaatgaatttaattgaatttagaaaaaaatgggatgtggccgtggggtgtaTGGAGAAGTAAtggaatatgaattaaattttatttagtgtgttaaGTATGTTGAAATGGCTTTTGTGAtgtaatgaaggtttaatgaattaagcacagcatgaaagttggttgtatgttgttatgagaaatttatgtgatttttatataatttttatataatgatgaaagtaagatcttagatgtgaattgtgattatgatttatgaaattggaagatggaaaaaatgttatgaatatgcataTCGAAGATTAAgaggttttggatgaattatggtttgatggaaacctTGTGTATTTCGAGAAACGATGAGATGTGTCtgaattatatttgaatggccttgaattagagaatgaatatgtaaatgttgatattagtttgaaagtgtgaagttgaagtcgaagttgttgcattatgtagGAAAGAGGGACTATTCATGTTATAATGTGTTTGGTattgaatgttgatgttattggtgttgttgatgatgttgttgggttgtttgtTGTTATTAAAAGCCGAGTCATATTCTCAAGACCGAATTTATAGGAGGTGCCGCCCAAATTTGTAGacaagaaagggccaagaatgaatctctaaaggcatatgacttatgtttataactttgaccaattgtagattaaGCAATGACATGAATTGAGAATAAGCAAGCATAAggcaaccaaggtatgtaaggcttatctattctttatggcatgtcctagacctactaggccgaaaacatTAGACTCGGGGGACAATCCTCGCTCCTAgagatccgagtttgatttagttactattcattgacaattgaatcaaaatgttTATCTTTGGATGTAAGAATGCGTAAACCTTCGTACctttcgtaaatgaatccaaattgcTCCGAAAAACTATCACGGATAACCTTATGGAACCTAACGTTGGAAAcctatgtccgccgcctcgactcgacccgagatGGGCCCGCAAgttccgagacttcccttatttgatttgtttggcccattttcgtacgatatgaaaaAGGAAGTGTTTGTCTATGACGTTAGGTCCGTTTGGaatgtccgataatgatatttgaaagtttgttACTAGGGAATGATGCTaaaattttccgaaaatgaTCTAcaatgtgtttttgagaa
This Lycium ferocissimum isolate CSIRO_LF1 unplaced genomic scaffold, AGI_CSIRO_Lferr_CH_V1 ctg12766, whole genome shotgun sequence DNA region includes the following protein-coding sequences:
- the LOC132041989 gene encoding secreted RxLR effector protein 78-like translates to MWPKSQLEYFINKVISRVIHRRLEGILPRLVLPNQSGFVKGRRIIENVLLTQETITGYKKEKAANVIIKLDMTKAYDRMSWLFFIRILKKMAFLEGFVDMIWKLIGNNWYSMIINGQPHGFFHSTRGVKQGDPLSPSLFILSAEVLSRALNNLFDDPMYRDFGMPK